One window of Blastocatellia bacterium genomic DNA carries:
- a CDS encoding Trm112 family protein, which produces MAVSERLLEILACPACKVKVELKADGSGLRCPQCRRVYPIKDDIPVMLIDEAVTEA; this is translated from the coding sequence GTGGCCGTAAGCGAGCGCTTGCTTGAGATTCTGGCTTGTCCCGCCTGCAAGGTGAAAGTCGAACTGAAGGCCGACGGCAGCGGCTTGAGATGCCCGCAGTGCCGCCGCGTCTACCCCATTAAAGACGACATCCCGGTGATGCTCATCGATGAGGCAGTGACCGAAGCGTGA
- a CDS encoding phosphatidylglycerophosphatase A — translation MPPLSRLGYYVATGFGAGHAPIAPGTFGAAEGVVLFFMVNALVNQRLMLTPLASLLVFAIINVALYAVGVWASDQAIAATGLKDPRLAVIDEVSGQLIAMTPLIVYPSLAGVLVSFLLFRAFDIFKPYPIRKLERLPGGFGIMSDDALAGVYAAVLTWLAHNFSWI, via the coding sequence ATGCCCCCGCTCAGTCGCCTGGGCTACTATGTCGCCACGGGATTTGGCGCGGGCCATGCGCCGATTGCGCCCGGCACGTTCGGCGCGGCGGAAGGCGTCGTCCTCTTCTTCATGGTCAACGCCCTGGTCAATCAACGATTGATGCTGACGCCGCTCGCGTCGCTACTCGTCTTTGCCATCATCAACGTCGCGCTCTACGCCGTTGGCGTATGGGCCTCGGATCAGGCCATCGCCGCGACCGGCTTGAAAGACCCACGCCTCGCGGTGATTGACGAAGTGAGCGGCCAGCTCATCGCCATGACGCCGCTGATCGTCTACCCGTCGCTTGCCGGCGTTCTGGTATCGTTCCTGCTCTTTCGCGCCTTCGACATCTTCAAGCCATATCCGATTCGCAAGCTCGAACGATTGCCCGGTGGCTTCGGCATCATGAGCGATGACGCGCTTGCGGGCGTCTATGCCGCCGTGCTGACATGGCTGGCGCACAACTTCAGTTGGATTTAG
- a CDS encoding glycosyltransferase family 9 protein: MKRDAAIPLPDWSAARKVLLIRLRSIGDTVLMTPCLAALKAMRPEIKITVVSEPLAAPLVEDHPLVDHLLIAEKSISGRARLIGQLRRARYDVAFDLHGGTTATGLARFAAAGRSVGYAGYRHSRWLDLRAPDPDVILGRKQVHSVEQQLALLHWSGVPWPAEPPQLSLAVSSAAEQSMLEKLEAACVAQAVSLSGGFAQANSLRHIGRFAVIAPAAAFESKRWPAAGFAEVVRHLGDRWQLPSVVIGGPGQEPLAKAVAAQAGALALVGLTLKELVALINLSRAFVGNDGGPMHIAAALGRPLVAVFGSSNPEVWHPWTDSPYRIAGGRGPGAGGLSDEARGQKDTNTPDADGSFAIQRVPPSAVIAAADDVLKLALAAS; encoded by the coding sequence GTGAAGCGCGACGCGGCCATCCCGTTGCCGGATTGGTCGGCGGCGCGCAAAGTCCTGCTCATTCGTTTGCGCTCAATCGGCGACACGGTGTTGATGACGCCTTGCCTGGCGGCGCTCAAAGCCATGCGCCCGGAGATCAAGATCACCGTCGTCAGCGAGCCGCTGGCCGCGCCGCTCGTCGAAGATCACCCGCTGGTTGACCACCTGCTCATCGCCGAAAAATCAATCAGCGGGCGCGCACGGCTGATCGGGCAGTTGCGTCGCGCGCGCTACGACGTCGCCTTTGACCTGCACGGCGGCACGACCGCAACCGGGCTGGCGCGGTTCGCCGCGGCGGGGCGGTCGGTCGGTTATGCAGGCTACAGACACTCGCGCTGGCTCGACCTGCGCGCCCCGGACCCGGATGTGATTCTCGGGCGCAAGCAAGTCCACAGTGTCGAGCAGCAATTAGCCTTGCTGCACTGGTCGGGCGTGCCGTGGCCGGCCGAGCCACCGCAACTGAGCCTCGCGGTGTCGAGCGCTGCCGAACAGAGCATGCTTGAAAAATTAGAGGCCGCCTGTGTGGCGCAAGCTGTTAGCTTGAGCGGAGGCTTTGCACAAGCTAACAGCCTGCGCCACATTGGCCGCTTCGCCGTCATCGCGCCGGCGGCGGCTTTTGAATCGAAGCGCTGGCCCGCGGCCGGTTTTGCCGAAGTGGTTCGGCACCTCGGCGACCGCTGGCAACTGCCGAGCGTCGTCATCGGCGGGCCGGGGCAAGAGCCGCTGGCAAAAGCCGTGGCCGCGCAGGCCGGCGCGCTGGCCCTTGTCGGCTTGACGTTGAAAGAGTTGGTCGCCTTAATCAATCTGTCGCGTGCTTTCGTCGGCAACGATGGCGGCCCGATGCATATCGCGGCGGCGCTCGGCCGCCCGCTGGTCGCCGTCTTCGGTTCGTCGAACCCTGAGGTCTGGCACCCGTGGACGGATTCGCCGTACCGGATAGCCGGGGGCCGGGGGCCGGGGGCTGGGGGCCTGTCAGATGAGGCGCGGGGGCAAAAAGATACGAATACGCCGGATGCCGATGGCTCATTCGCGATTCAGCGAGTGCCGCCGAGCGCAGTCATCGCGGCGGCGGACGATGTCTTGAAACTGGCTCTGGCAGCCAGTTAG
- a CDS encoding nucleotide sugar dehydrogenase: MSEELLKKISERHATVGVIGLGYVGLPLATAFGRGGLRAIGFDVDAARTDNINAGHSHIPDVPTAEVAALVAEGKLAATTDFSKLADCDAVVICVPTPLRKTKEPDISYILAASEQVKTYLHSPQLIVLESTTYPGTTDEVLLPMLEETGLKLDEDFFLGFSPERVDPGNEKYQTHNIPKVVGGVSHKSTAVAAALYQTIVERVHPVTSARVAEAAKLLENTFRSVNIGLVNEIAQLCYHLNIDSWEVIQAAATKPFGFMAFYPGPGIGGHCIPLDPHYLSWKARLHGFEARFISLAEEVNSHMPQHVVQLVQDGLNDHRKPLKGSKVLVLGVAYKRDINDVRESPALGIVDQLLHKGAQVSYHDPHIQEMNLDGKGTLESVELTDAALRSCDCAVIVTDHTSIDYARVVRLAPLVIDSRNATRKLNMPEAESKIIRL, encoded by the coding sequence ATGAGCGAGGAACTGTTAAAGAAAATCAGCGAGCGGCATGCCACGGTCGGCGTGATCGGTCTCGGATATGTGGGACTGCCGCTGGCGACGGCCTTCGGGCGCGGCGGCCTGCGCGCCATCGGCTTTGACGTTGATGCGGCGCGCACCGACAACATCAACGCCGGCCATTCGCACATCCCCGACGTGCCGACCGCGGAGGTCGCGGCGCTGGTCGCTGAGGGTAAGCTCGCGGCGACGACCGATTTCTCGAAGCTCGCCGATTGTGATGCGGTGGTCATCTGCGTGCCGACGCCGCTGCGCAAGACCAAAGAGCCGGACATCTCTTATATCCTGGCCGCCAGCGAACAGGTCAAGACCTACCTGCATTCGCCGCAACTGATCGTGCTGGAATCAACCACCTATCCGGGCACCACCGACGAAGTGTTGCTGCCGATGCTCGAAGAGACCGGCCTGAAGCTCGATGAAGATTTCTTCCTCGGCTTTTCGCCGGAGCGCGTTGATCCGGGCAACGAGAAATACCAGACGCACAACATCCCGAAAGTCGTCGGCGGCGTCAGTCACAAATCGACAGCGGTCGCGGCGGCGCTCTATCAAACCATCGTCGAGCGCGTCCACCCGGTGACCAGCGCGCGCGTCGCCGAAGCCGCCAAGCTGCTGGAGAACACCTTCCGCTCGGTGAACATCGGCCTGGTCAACGAAATCGCGCAGCTCTGCTATCACCTGAACATCGATTCGTGGGAAGTCATTCAGGCGGCGGCGACCAAGCCGTTCGGCTTCATGGCCTTCTACCCGGGCCCCGGCATCGGGGGACATTGCATTCCATTGGACCCGCATTACCTATCGTGGAAGGCGCGGCTGCATGGGTTTGAGGCGCGCTTCATCAGTCTGGCCGAAGAGGTCAACTCGCACATGCCGCAGCATGTCGTTCAACTGGTGCAGGACGGCTTGAACGATCACCGCAAGCCGCTGAAGGGATCGAAAGTCCTGGTGCTCGGCGTCGCCTACAAGCGCGACATCAACGACGTGCGCGAATCGCCGGCCCTCGGCATCGTTGACCAACTGCTGCACAAAGGCGCGCAGGTCAGCTATCACGATCCGCACATCCAAGAGATGAACCTTGACGGCAAGGGGACGCTCGAAAGCGTCGAGCTGACCGACGCGGCGCTGCGCAGTTGTGATTGCGCGGTGATCGTTACGGATCATACATCGATAGATTACGCGCGCGTCGTGCGGCTGGCCCCGCTAGTCATCGATTCGCGCAACGCGACGCGCAAATTGAATATGCCGGAGGCTGAGAGCAAAATCATCCGGCTTTAA
- the rfaE1 gene encoding D-glycero-beta-D-manno-heptose-7-phosphate kinase, whose translation MTTLERERAEQLTARFAGRRIVVLGDLMLDEFIWGRVRRISPEAPVPVVEVERQTLALGGAGNVAANLVALGAQPVTVGVAGADANAERLRVALHEVGIASDGVVVDPARTTTLKTRIIAHNQQVVRADRESRAPIATAIEEAIVERFTAALDAADAVVVSDYSKGLLTTGVLRATLEAARSRAIPVCLDPKTRSFANYQPVTVITPNHQEAAEAAGLAIEDETSLIEAGRRLLGAIDCRALLITRGEEGMALFTDDGQVTRIATVAREVYDVTGAGDTVIATLGLALAAGASFAEAAILANHAAGVVVGKVGTATVTRDELLATLRSDE comes from the coding sequence ATGACCACATTGGAGAGAGAGCGCGCCGAACAATTGACGGCCAGATTTGCTGGCCGGCGCATCGTCGTGCTCGGCGATTTAATGCTCGATGAATTCATTTGGGGGCGCGTGCGGCGCATCTCGCCGGAAGCGCCCGTGCCCGTCGTCGAGGTCGAACGCCAGACGCTGGCGCTTGGCGGCGCGGGCAACGTCGCCGCCAATCTCGTCGCGCTCGGCGCACAGCCGGTGACGGTCGGCGTCGCCGGCGCGGATGCCAACGCCGAACGCCTGCGCGTGGCGCTGCACGAAGTCGGCATCGCAAGCGATGGCGTCGTCGTTGACCCGGCGCGCACAACGACGCTCAAGACGCGCATCATTGCTCACAATCAGCAGGTCGTGCGCGCCGACCGCGAAAGCCGCGCGCCCATCGCTACGGCGATTGAAGAAGCCATCGTCGAGCGCTTCACCGCCGCGCTCGACGCCGCCGACGCTGTGGTGGTTTCCGATTACAGCAAAGGCTTGCTGACGACTGGCGTGCTACGGGCGACACTTGAGGCAGCGCGGTCGCGCGCCATCCCTGTCTGTCTCGACCCGAAGACGCGCAGCTTTGCCAACTATCAACCGGTGACCGTGATTACGCCGAATCATCAAGAGGCCGCGGAAGCCGCCGGTCTGGCCATCGAAGATGAAACCAGTCTGATCGAAGCGGGCCGCCGCTTGCTCGGCGCGATTGACTGCCGGGCGCTGCTCATCACACGCGGCGAAGAAGGCATGGCGCTGTTTACGGATGACGGCCAGGTGACGCGCATTGCGACGGTGGCGCGCGAAGTCTATGACGTGACCGGCGCCGGCGATACCGTGATCGCAACGCTGGGGCTGGCTTTGGCGGCGGGCGCGAGCTTTGCCGAAGCGGCGATCTTAGCCAATCACGCTGCCGGCGTCGTCGTCGGCAAAGTCGGCACCGCGACGGTGACGCGCGACGAGCTGCTGGCGACGCTGCGAAGTGATGAGTGA
- the rimO gene encoding 30S ribosomal protein S12 methylthiotransferase RimO produces MSEKKKIGMVSLGCPKNLVDSEVMMGLLARQGYELTSDSAEADVLVVNTCGFIDSARQESVDTILEMAQLKQTGKAKQLVVAGCLVERYRDDLKREIPEIDALIGVNQLTEIESVVATSQPRSLPIYSDGASVPELYLYDETTPRLRATAPYTAYVKIAEGCDHTCAFCIIPRLRGVFRSRSPESILHEVEALTAQGVREIVLISQDTTAYGSDLNLKDGLARLLEAISDVPGVEWVRFLYCYPTNISDELLRVMAERANVCKYFDIPLQHASRRVLQRMRRGGARSAYERLIARIRERVPGVAVRTTFIVGFPGEREEDFRELVEFVRAVEFDRVGVFTYSDEENSAGIELDEKVDAKTMRRRERLLMKAQARLSRRRNRRMVGRQVRVLLEGRSKESDLLLEGRMETQAPEIDGVVLINDIPEGREVRPGDFVTVEITEAHDYDLIGRIV; encoded by the coding sequence ATGAGTGAAAAGAAGAAAATTGGCATGGTGAGCCTGGGCTGCCCGAAGAACCTCGTCGACAGCGAGGTGATGATGGGCTTGCTGGCGCGGCAGGGCTACGAGCTGACCAGTGATTCGGCAGAAGCCGACGTGCTGGTGGTCAATACCTGCGGCTTCATCGATTCGGCGCGCCAGGAATCCGTAGACACGATTCTTGAAATGGCGCAGCTCAAGCAGACCGGCAAGGCGAAACAACTGGTGGTCGCCGGCTGCCTGGTCGAACGCTATCGCGACGACCTCAAGCGCGAGATTCCCGAAATCGACGCGCTGATCGGCGTCAATCAACTGACCGAGATTGAATCGGTCGTGGCGACGTCGCAGCCGCGCAGCCTGCCGATCTATAGCGACGGCGCCAGCGTGCCGGAGCTCTATCTCTATGACGAGACGACGCCGCGATTGCGCGCCACCGCGCCCTATACGGCGTACGTCAAGATCGCCGAAGGCTGTGACCACACCTGCGCCTTCTGCATCATCCCCAGGCTGCGCGGCGTCTTCCGCTCGCGCTCGCCCGAATCGATTCTGCACGAAGTCGAAGCGCTCACGGCACAGGGCGTCCGCGAGATCGTGTTGATCTCGCAAGACACCACCGCTTATGGCAGCGACTTGAATTTGAAAGACGGACTGGCGCGCTTGCTCGAAGCGATCAGCGACGTGCCGGGCGTCGAGTGGGTGCGCTTTCTTTACTGCTATCCGACGAATATCAGCGACGAGCTGCTGCGGGTGATGGCCGAGCGCGCGAACGTCTGCAAGTATTTCGACATCCCGTTGCAACACGCCAGCCGCCGGGTCTTGCAGCGTATGCGGCGCGGCGGCGCGCGTTCGGCTTACGAGCGCCTGATCGCCCGCATCCGCGAGCGCGTTCCCGGTGTCGCCGTGCGCACCACCTTTATCGTCGGCTTTCCCGGCGAGCGCGAGGAAGATTTTCGGGAGCTGGTCGAGTTCGTGCGCGCCGTCGAGTTCGACCGCGTCGGCGTGTTTACCTATTCCGACGAAGAGAACTCCGCCGGCATTGAGCTGGACGAAAAGGTTGACGCCAAAACCATGCGCCGACGCGAGCGCCTCTTGATGAAAGCGCAGGCACGCCTGTCGCGCCGCCGCAATCGCCGCATGGTCGGTCGGCAAGTGCGCGTCTTGCTCGAAGGCCGCTCGAAAGAGAGCGACCTGTTGCTTGAAGGGCGCATGGAAACCCAGGCGCCGGAGATTGACGGCGTCGTGTTGATCAACGACATCCCCGAAGGCCGCGAGGTGCGCCCCGGCGATTTCGTCACCGTCGAGATCACCGAAGCGCACGACTATGATCTGATCGGCCGCATTGTTTAA
- a CDS encoding Uma2 family endonuclease — protein sequence MSIPKEKWMTIDDLLLMPDDGNRYEVIEGELFVTRAPNFDHQAVISNLNTLIGIYLRENPIGSVVPGPGVIFSKFSGVIPDLLFLTHKTRKKILSAGKLKGAPELAIEVVSPGASSHRRDRVAKRHLFAKYGVQEYWIVDYKTCTVEVYALEQKVLQLVSKLSEQDVLTSSVLPGFTCKVADIFADLD from the coding sequence ATGTCAATTCCAAAAGAAAAATGGATGACCATAGATGACCTCTTGTTGATGCCGGATGATGGCAACCGCTACGAGGTCATCGAAGGAGAGCTTTTCGTGACACGCGCCCCGAATTTTGACCACCAGGCTGTCATCTCCAATCTGAATACACTGATTGGCATCTATTTGCGAGAGAATCCCATCGGCTCGGTTGTTCCCGGCCCCGGCGTGATCTTCAGCAAATTCAGCGGCGTCATTCCCGACCTGCTTTTCTTGACGCACAAGACGCGAAAGAAAATCCTCTCGGCAGGCAAGCTCAAGGGCGCGCCGGAACTGGCGATTGAAGTCGTTTCGCCCGGCGCTTCGAGTCACCGCCGTGACCGCGTCGCCAAGCGTCATCTATTCGCCAAGTATGGCGTTCAAGAGTATTGGATTGTTGATTACAAAACCTGCACGGTCGAAGTCTACGCCCTGGAGCAGAAGGTTCTGCAACTGGTTTCCAAACTCAGCGAACAGGATGTGCTCACCTCAAGCGTGCTGCCGGGGTTCACCTGCAAGGTCGCCGACATCTTCGCCGATTTAGATTGA
- a CDS encoding VWA domain-containing protein, with amino-acid sequence MVNRRFVFAIILALIVAVCSGATATAQDDVVKLKADLVTIDATVTDKDGNFIRNLKADDFTVYEDGVPQKLDFFEASEQAALTRPLAVVVAIDTSGSIKPEEIARQRLATENFMRLVRPESVFAVIAFNTETRVLQDFTSDARKVSAAFQKIGEVTGSSRIFGSIDKAVGMLKRAPRFRDGRRLRRVVIVLTDGYDNVSSPEQGDLIRRANDAEVTVFSITLPSYMPGGSSDKRVMTLLDVSRIVPMTGGADFSADTRDFAPVFKSIAEEIRSGYTLAYYPPESSRRDGRLHQVRVECKRVGAIIRASRTSYQSPAK; translated from the coding sequence ATGGTGAATAGACGTTTTGTATTCGCAATCATTCTCGCTCTCATCGTCGCCGTCTGCTCCGGGGCAACGGCGACGGCGCAGGACGATGTCGTCAAGCTCAAGGCCGATCTGGTGACGATTGACGCGACGGTGACCGACAAGGACGGTAACTTCATTCGCAATCTTAAAGCCGACGACTTCACGGTCTACGAAGACGGCGTGCCGCAGAAGCTCGACTTCTTTGAGGCCAGCGAACAGGCGGCGCTGACCCGCCCGCTCGCCGTCGTCGTCGCCATAGACACGTCGGGCAGCATCAAGCCCGAAGAGATTGCCCGCCAACGCCTGGCGACCGAAAACTTCATGCGACTGGTGCGGCCCGAATCGGTCTTTGCGGTCATCGCCTTCAACACAGAGACGCGCGTGCTGCAAGACTTCACCAGCGACGCCCGCAAGGTCAGCGCCGCCTTTCAGAAGATCGGCGAAGTCACCGGCTCGTCGCGCATCTTCGGCTCGATTGACAAAGCTGTGGGGATGCTCAAGCGCGCGCCGCGCTTCCGCGACGGGCGCCGTTTGCGGCGCGTCGTCATCGTCCTGACCGACGGCTACGACAACGTCTCGTCGCCCGAGCAGGGCGATTTGATCCGCCGCGCCAACGACGCCGAAGTGACGGTCTTCTCGATCACCCTGCCCTCATATATGCCCGGCGGCTCATCGGACAAACGCGTGATGACTCTGCTCGACGTGTCGCGCATCGTGCCGATGACCGGCGGCGCAGACTTCTCGGCGGATACCCGCGATTTCGCGCCGGTCTTCAAATCCATCGCCGAAGAGATACGCTCAGGCTACACGCTGGCTTATTACCCGCCCGAGTCGAGCCGCCGCGACGGGCGTCTGCATCAGGTGCGCGTCGAGTGCAAACGCGTGGGCGCCATCATCCGCGCCAGCCGCACCAGCTATCAATCGCCGGCGAAGTAA
- a CDS encoding nicotinate-nicotinamide nucleotide adenylyltransferase, with protein MRKDLPAHELPPAEMRQIIARADPRGSPRVEVIKRADGSGPRIGVFAASFNPVTIAHLELMRRARDAFSLDEVLALAGRANADKRGYECALEDRLRMLLLAVSRDAQLAVGIASHAFYVDLLEALTSLYPQSDLHFVVGFDTFERVLDRNDAYTAKYHLRFNDRRAALDTLFSHCRFIVAGRSGAGRDEVRALLADETAAIRERVSYLDFPTDLGERSASEVRDRLRAGLPITGLVPATVETYIARRGLYS; from the coding sequence ATGCGAAAAGACCTTCCGGCTCATGAGCTGCCGCCAGCCGAGATGCGACAGATCATCGCGCGTGCTGACCCGCGGGGCTCGCCGCGCGTCGAGGTCATCAAGCGAGCCGACGGCAGCGGCCCGCGTATTGGCGTCTTCGCCGCGTCGTTCAATCCCGTCACCATCGCTCACCTCGAGCTGATGCGGCGGGCGCGCGATGCCTTCTCACTCGATGAAGTGCTGGCGCTCGCGGGCCGCGCCAATGCCGATAAGCGCGGTTATGAATGCGCCCTCGAAGACCGCTTGCGGATGCTCTTGCTCGCCGTAAGCCGGGACGCGCAGCTTGCGGTCGGCATCGCCTCGCACGCTTTCTATGTTGATCTGCTTGAGGCGCTCACGTCGCTCTACCCGCAAAGCGATTTGCACTTCGTCGTCGGCTTCGATACATTCGAGCGCGTGTTAGACCGGAACGACGCTTACACCGCGAAATACCATCTTCGCTTCAACGACCGGCGTGCGGCGCTCGACACGCTTTTCTCGCACTGCCGATTCATCGTCGCCGGGCGCAGTGGCGCGGGCCGCGACGAAGTGCGCGCCCTGCTCGCCGATGAGACGGCGGCGATTCGCGAGCGCGTCTCATATCTCGATTTCCCAACCGACCTCGGCGAGCGCTCGGCCTCAGAGGTGCGCGACCGCTTGCGCGCCGGCCTGCCGATCACCGGATTGGTGCCGGCAACGGTCGAAACTTACATCGCTCGACGCGGCCTGTACTCGTAA
- a CDS encoding competence/damage-inducible protein A: MLKAEIIAIGSELLTPLRTDTNSLWLTERLNSIGISVHQKTIVGDEEGRLEEAMRDALRRSDVIISTGGLGPTEDDITRKIFARVTGRQLRLNYEILERIRERLTSRGYQMTPNNERQALVPSGATPLPNPNGTAPGLRLDQEGKLVVLLPGPPRENQPMFDTYVMPELEQRSRGLRLSKRVLKVTGMGESQLDDKIAPIYQPYTNPTTTILFTDAEVELHLTATAESAARAEALVEELADKLEEAIGDNCYSTRGEQLEEVIGLRLRLKQMTLSTAESCTGGLVAERLTRVPGASDYFAGSIVSYTNDVKMKLLGVPAEMLERHGAVSGEVAEAMARGVKERTGATIGLSVTGVAGPGGGTQAVPVGTVYVGLADDVTSTNRRLNLLGDRHLIRWRASTVALEMVRRRYLI; this comes from the coding sequence ATGCTCAAAGCAGAAATCATCGCCATCGGCTCGGAGTTGTTGACGCCGTTGCGCACGGACACGAATTCGCTGTGGCTCACCGAGCGGCTCAACTCTATCGGCATCAGCGTTCATCAGAAGACGATTGTCGGCGATGAAGAGGGCCGGCTCGAAGAAGCCATGCGCGACGCCCTGCGGCGCTCTGACGTCATCATTTCGACCGGCGGTCTCGGGCCGACCGAAGACGACATCACGCGCAAAATCTTTGCGCGCGTCACGGGCCGGCAACTGCGGCTCAATTACGAAATCCTTGAGCGCATTCGCGAGCGTCTGACCAGTCGCGGCTATCAGATGACGCCGAATAACGAGCGCCAGGCGCTGGTGCCGAGCGGCGCGACGCCATTGCCGAACCCCAACGGCACGGCTCCCGGCCTGCGCCTCGATCAAGAGGGCAAGCTCGTCGTGCTGCTGCCCGGCCCGCCGCGCGAAAACCAGCCGATGTTTGACACCTATGTGATGCCCGAGCTGGAACAGCGCTCGCGCGGCCTGCGCCTCAGCAAGCGGGTGTTAAAAGTCACAGGCATGGGCGAATCGCAGCTCGATGATAAGATCGCGCCGATCTATCAGCCGTACACCAACCCGACGACGACGATCCTGTTCACCGATGCTGAAGTCGAATTGCATCTGACGGCCACCGCCGAGAGCGCGGCGCGCGCCGAGGCGCTCGTCGAAGAGCTGGCCGATAAGCTCGAAGAAGCCATCGGCGACAACTGTTATTCGACGCGCGGCGAGCAGCTCGAAGAGGTGATCGGCCTGCGCTTGCGGCTGAAACAGATGACGCTTTCGACCGCCGAAAGCTGCACCGGCGGGCTGGTCGCCGAGCGCCTCACGCGGGTGCCGGGGGCGAGCGATTATTTTGCCGGAAGTATTGTGAGCTACACCAACGACGTGAAGATGAAACTGCTGGGAGTTCCGGCGGAGATGCTCGAACGGCACGGCGCCGTGAGCGGCGAGGTCGCCGAAGCGATGGCGCGCGGCGTCAAAGAGCGCACCGGCGCGACCATCGGCTTGAGCGTCACCGGCGTCGCCGGCCCCGGTGGCGGCACGCAAGCCGTGCCGGTCGGCACGGTCTATGTCGGGCTTGCCGATGATGTGACTTCGACAAATCGCCGTTTGAATTTGCTTGGCGACCGCCACTTGATTCGCTGGCGTGCCTCGACCGTCGCGCTCGAAATGGTGCGGCGGCGTTATCTCATCTAA